One stretch of Streptomyces sp. 135 DNA includes these proteins:
- a CDS encoding S-(hydroxymethyl)mycothiol dehydrogenase encodes MAQQVQGVIARAKGEPVRIETITVPDPGPGEAVVKVQACGVCHTDLHYREGGINDDFPFLLGHEAAGVVESVGAGVTEVAPGDFVILNWRAVCGQCRACLRGRPQYCFDTHNAKQKMTLADGTELSPALGIGAFAEKTLVAAGQCTKVDPEASPAAAGLLGCGVMAGIGAAINTGGVGRGDSVAVIGCGGVGDAAIAGARLAGAAKIIAVDIDDKKLRTAQGLGATHTVNSRATDPVAAIRELTGGNGADVVIEAVGRPETYEQAFYARDLAGTVVLVGVPTPEMKIELPLLDVFGRGGALKSSWYGDCLPSRDFPMLIDLYRQGRLDLDAFVTETIALEDVEKAFERMHHGDVLRSVVMF; translated from the coding sequence ATGGCGCAGCAGGTGCAGGGCGTGATCGCCCGCGCGAAGGGCGAGCCGGTACGGATCGAGACGATCACCGTCCCGGACCCGGGGCCGGGAGAAGCCGTGGTGAAGGTCCAGGCGTGCGGGGTCTGCCACACCGATCTGCACTACCGCGAGGGCGGCATCAACGACGACTTCCCGTTCCTGCTCGGGCACGAGGCGGCGGGCGTCGTCGAGTCGGTCGGCGCGGGTGTCACCGAGGTCGCGCCCGGCGACTTCGTGATCCTCAACTGGCGCGCCGTGTGCGGCCAGTGCCGCGCCTGTCTGCGCGGCCGCCCCCAGTACTGCTTCGACACGCACAACGCGAAGCAGAAGATGACCCTGGCCGACGGCACCGAGCTGTCGCCCGCCCTCGGCATCGGCGCCTTCGCGGAGAAGACCCTCGTCGCCGCCGGGCAGTGCACCAAGGTCGACCCGGAGGCGTCGCCGGCGGCGGCGGGCCTCCTCGGCTGCGGGGTGATGGCCGGGATCGGCGCCGCCATCAACACCGGGGGCGTCGGGCGCGGCGACTCGGTGGCCGTCATCGGCTGCGGCGGCGTCGGTGACGCCGCCATCGCGGGTGCCCGGCTCGCGGGCGCCGCGAAGATCATCGCCGTGGACATCGACGACAAGAAGCTCCGGACGGCGCAGGGCCTCGGCGCCACGCACACCGTCAACTCCCGCGCCACCGACCCCGTCGCGGCCATCCGCGAGCTGACCGGGGGCAACGGCGCCGACGTCGTCATCGAGGCGGTCGGCCGCCCGGAGACGTACGAACAGGCCTTCTACGCCCGGGACCTCGCCGGCACCGTCGTCCTGGTCGGCGTGCCCACCCCGGAGATGAAGATCGAGCTGCCGCTCCTGGACGTCTTCGGGCGCGGCGGCGCGCTGAAGTCGAGCTGGTACGGGGACTGTCTGCCCTCGCGCGACTTCCCGATGCTCATCGACCTCTACCGTCAGGGCCGCCTGGACCTGGACGCGTTCGTCACGGAGACCATCGCTTTGGAGGACGTGGAGAAGGCCTTCGAGCGGATGCACCACGGCGACGTCCTGCGTTCGGTGGTGATGTTCTGA
- a CDS encoding glutathione peroxidase: MSVYQEEIGALRGGPADLSQFEGKTVLVVNVASKCGLTPQYAGLERLHEQYAARGFSVLGVPCNQFMGQEPGTSEEIAEFCSATYGVTFPMTEKVDVNGEGRHPLYARLVDTADAEGHTGDIRWNFEKFLVNGSGEVVARFGPRVEPDAPEVVAAIEKHLPQPLSA, translated from the coding sequence ATGTCCGTCTACCAAGAAGAAATCGGCGCCCTGCGGGGCGGCCCCGCCGACCTGTCCCAGTTCGAGGGCAAGACCGTCCTCGTCGTCAACGTCGCCTCCAAGTGCGGCCTCACCCCGCAGTACGCGGGCCTGGAGCGGCTCCACGAGCAGTACGCGGCGCGCGGCTTCAGCGTGCTCGGCGTGCCCTGCAACCAGTTCATGGGCCAGGAGCCCGGCACGTCGGAGGAGATCGCCGAGTTCTGCTCGGCGACGTACGGCGTCACCTTCCCGATGACGGAGAAGGTCGACGTGAACGGCGAGGGCCGGCACCCGCTGTACGCGCGCCTGGTCGACACGGCGGACGCCGAGGGACACACCGGGGACATCCGCTGGAACTTCGAGAAGTTCCTGGTGAACGGCTCCGGCGAGGTCGTCGCCCGCTTCGGCCCGCGCGTCGAGCCGGACGCCCCCGAGGTCGTCGCCGCGATCGAGAAGCACCTCCCGCAGCCCCTCTCGGCCTGA
- a CDS encoding acyl-CoA desaturase, producing the protein MSTRAPSQAQAAVALQVRRTGSDFARLSKEIKDAGLMRRRPFYYAVRMAMVCAAYAGGWFAFGAVGDSWWTLAVGAFLALVFGQVALVAHDVGHRQVFRRTRSSALIGRLAGNLGIGMGYGWWQDKHSRHHANPNHEELDPDVAPDILVWSQAQARAASGLPRLIGRVQAFLFFPLLALEGFNLHAAGVRGLADRSLKQRRLEGTLLFGHFALYLAGVFLVLPPGKAVAFLFVHQCLFGFYLGSIFAPNHKGMPTITGHDRPDFLRRQVLTSRNVRGGLLTDVALGGLNYQIEHHLFPSMPSPNLRKAQLLVRRYCDELGVSYLQTSLIASYGQALKSLHQAGQPLRG; encoded by the coding sequence ATGAGTACGCGGGCGCCGTCTCAGGCGCAGGCGGCCGTCGCCCTACAGGTACGCCGAACGGGCAGTGACTTCGCACGCCTGTCGAAGGAGATCAAGGACGCCGGACTGATGCGGCGTCGGCCCTTCTACTACGCCGTGCGCATGGCGATGGTGTGCGCGGCCTATGCGGGAGGCTGGTTCGCCTTTGGAGCTGTCGGTGACAGCTGGTGGACGCTCGCGGTCGGCGCGTTCCTCGCTCTGGTCTTCGGGCAGGTCGCGCTGGTCGCCCACGATGTGGGTCACCGTCAGGTGTTCCGCAGGACCCGTTCGAGCGCGCTGATCGGGCGTCTCGCCGGCAACCTGGGGATCGGTATGGGTTACGGCTGGTGGCAGGACAAGCACTCGCGCCACCACGCCAACCCCAACCATGAGGAACTCGACCCCGATGTGGCCCCCGACATCCTGGTATGGAGCCAGGCGCAGGCCCGGGCGGCCAGTGGCCTGCCCCGGTTGATCGGCCGCGTCCAGGCGTTCCTGTTCTTCCCCCTGCTGGCACTCGAGGGCTTCAACCTCCATGCCGCAGGAGTACGTGGCCTGGCCGACCGGTCGCTCAAGCAGCGACGGCTCGAAGGAACGCTGCTGTTCGGGCACTTCGCGCTCTACCTCGCGGGTGTCTTCCTCGTCCTGCCCCCCGGCAAGGCGGTGGCATTCCTCTTCGTGCACCAGTGCCTGTTCGGGTTCTACCTCGGCTCGATCTTCGCCCCCAACCACAAGGGCATGCCCACGATCACCGGCCATGACCGCCCTGACTTCCTGCGTCGTCAGGTCCTCACCTCCCGCAATGTGCGGGGCGGCCTCCTGACCGACGTGGCGCTGGGCGGCTTGAACTACCAGATCGAGCACCACCTCTTCCCCAGCATGCCCTCCCCGAACCTGCGCAAGGCCCAGCTCCTGGTCCGCCGTTACTGCGACGAACTCGGGGTGAGCTACCTCCAGACCTCATTGATCGCTTCTTACGGCCAAGCACTCAAGAGCCTGCACCAAGCGGGGCAGCCCCTGCGCGGCTAG
- a CDS encoding cysteine hydrolase family protein, with protein sequence MPAEPVTHEAAPAPVQALIVVDMQSAFVDGDGAVPDARRLLDRVGALMARARDSGALVIQLQNDGEPGAPDEPGTPGWRIHLPVDADRAETVIRKTADDGFEETGLEELLRNAGVTDLAVCGVMSEMCVSATARTALELGFRVVLPHDAHATYDIPAAEGISDVVPAAVVSRVAEWALGDEVEIVARARDVGFTKP encoded by the coding sequence ATACCCGCGGAGCCCGTCACCCACGAGGCGGCCCCCGCACCCGTTCAGGCCCTGATCGTCGTCGACATGCAGTCCGCCTTCGTCGACGGCGACGGCGCCGTACCCGACGCCCGCCGCCTGCTCGACCGGGTCGGGGCCCTCATGGCCCGGGCCCGCGACAGCGGCGCGCTCGTCATCCAGCTCCAGAACGACGGCGAACCCGGCGCCCCGGACGAGCCCGGGACGCCCGGCTGGCGGATTCATCTGCCCGTCGACGCCGACCGAGCCGAGACCGTCATTCGCAAGACCGCCGACGACGGCTTCGAGGAGACCGGGCTGGAGGAGCTGCTGCGGAATGCCGGTGTCACGGACCTCGCCGTCTGCGGAGTCATGTCCGAGATGTGCGTGAGCGCCACCGCGCGCACCGCCCTGGAACTCGGCTTCCGTGTCGTGCTGCCGCACGACGCCCACGCGACGTACGACATCCCGGCGGCGGAGGGCATCAGCGACGTGGTGCCGGCCGCGGTGGTCTCGCGCGTCGCCGAGTGGGCCCTCGGCGACGAGGTGGAGATCGTCGCCCGGGCCCGCGACGTCGGTTTCACGAAGCCGTAG
- a CDS encoding GTP-binding protein: protein MTHTSTAARDRLPVTVLSGFLGAGKTTLLNHVLGNREGLRVAVIVNDMSEVNIDAALVRGGEAALSRTEERLVEMTNGCICCTLRDDLLEEVDRLAREGRFDHLLIESSGISEPMPVAATFAFPRDDGATLDDLARLDTMVTVVDAANFLPELTGGDGLVERGLDQYEDDERTVSDLLMDQVEFADVIVLNKLDLVDADTAERLAATLARLNPLARVVPATRGRVDLTQILDTGLFDLERAQQAPGWVRELNGDHVPETEEYGISSTVFRAERPFHPGRLWSFVTEEMDSGAFGRILRSKGFFWLASRPRVTGLWSQAGSVARFEPSGARTADDAQGQELVFIGTDLRAEPLKAALPRCLLAEGEEAPGYDPFPAWDTHGVDACEAESLPAAVASAQSA from the coding sequence ATGACGCACACATCGACCGCCGCCCGCGACCGCCTGCCTGTGACCGTTCTGTCCGGTTTTCTCGGCGCGGGCAAGACCACACTGCTCAACCACGTCCTCGGCAACCGCGAGGGCCTGCGCGTCGCGGTGATCGTCAACGACATGAGCGAGGTCAACATCGACGCCGCCCTGGTGCGCGGCGGCGAGGCCGCCCTGTCGCGCACGGAGGAACGCCTGGTCGAGATGACCAACGGCTGCATCTGCTGCACCCTCCGCGACGACCTGCTGGAAGAGGTCGACCGGCTGGCCCGCGAGGGCCGCTTCGACCATCTGCTCATCGAGTCCAGCGGCATCTCCGAACCGATGCCGGTGGCCGCCACCTTCGCCTTCCCCCGTGACGACGGCGCGACGCTGGACGATCTCGCCCGTCTCGACACGATGGTGACGGTGGTGGACGCCGCCAACTTCCTGCCGGAACTGACCGGCGGGGACGGCCTCGTGGAGCGCGGGCTCGATCAGTACGAGGACGACGAGCGCACCGTCAGCGACCTGCTGATGGACCAGGTGGAGTTCGCCGACGTCATCGTCCTCAACAAGCTCGACCTCGTGGACGCCGACACCGCCGAGCGGCTCGCGGCCACCCTCGCGCGCCTCAACCCCCTGGCCCGTGTGGTGCCCGCGACCCGGGGCCGGGTGGACCTCACCCAGATCCTCGACACCGGCCTGTTCGACCTGGAGCGCGCGCAGCAGGCTCCGGGGTGGGTGCGGGAGCTGAACGGCGACCATGTCCCCGAGACCGAGGAGTACGGCATTTCGAGCACCGTGTTCCGTGCCGAACGCCCCTTCCACCCGGGGCGGTTGTGGTCCTTCGTCACGGAGGAGATGGACAGCGGTGCCTTCGGCCGGATCCTGCGCTCCAAGGGCTTCTTCTGGCTGGCGAGCCGCCCCCGGGTCACCGGCCTGTGGTCGCAGGCCGGCTCGGTGGCCCGCTTCGAGCCGTCCGGGGCGCGCACGGCGGACGACGCGCAGGGCCAGGAGCTGGTGTTCATCGGTACGGACCTGCGGGCCGAGCCGCTGAAGGCCGCACTGCCACGTTGCCTGCTCGCGGAGGGAGAGGAAGCGCCGGGGTACGACCCCTTCCCCGCATGGGACACACACGGCGTCGACGCGTGCGAGGCGGAGAGCCTCCCCGCAGCCGTGGCCTCGGCACAGTCGGCGTAG
- a CDS encoding DUF1232 domain-containing protein: protein MSTELTVLLVGAAVLVAATLGVAVMLLIRLVRTRRALRRAGLPVERQWVFWGAVAYLLLPADLLPDPVYLDDIGALLLALRSMRSAADGPPAPGR, encoded by the coding sequence ATGAGCACGGAACTGACCGTTCTCCTCGTCGGCGCAGCCGTTCTGGTCGCCGCGACGCTCGGCGTCGCGGTCATGCTGCTCATACGTCTCGTCCGCACCCGCCGTGCCCTGCGCAGAGCCGGGCTACCCGTGGAGCGGCAGTGGGTCTTCTGGGGCGCGGTCGCTTATCTCCTGCTGCCCGCGGATCTGCTCCCCGACCCCGTCTACCTGGACGACATCGGGGCGCTGCTCCTCGCGCTGCGGTCGATGCGGTCAGCCGCCGACGGGCCGCCCGCGCCGGGTCGCTGA
- a CDS encoding D-alanyl-D-alanine carboxypeptidase family protein — MVIRYLSRSSSVRTATLALGTLVLLSTPVAAADAPAEPAPPRPVPAYSSTLLDRPGVQVRPGPAAPGLPGDVSALAWLVADANTGEVLAAKDAHRPLPPASTLKSLFALAALPRLDPQRRHIVAESELARVGDGSSLVGVAPGRSYRVADLWRGVFLSSGNDAVHVLAGLNGGMRRTVEQMRAKARELGARDTHVVSPDGYDAAGQVSSAYDLAIFGKAGLADPQFTRYCSTPVARFPAGGWSYPIHNTNRLLTGADGVAPYPGLLGVKNGYTSHAGSTLISAAQRGGRTLVVTVMNPQVGGMRTVYEEARSLLDWGFAAAGKVRPVGSLLPRAEEDRTAKGPVHAAAEGSALRVEPQRSDWPAVLLVIAGMAAVLAGVVMAVRRRAATVSRRTHFRGKSDETQRARRPSGD, encoded by the coding sequence ATGGTCATCAGGTACCTTTCGCGCTCCTCCTCCGTACGGACCGCGACCCTCGCGCTCGGGACTCTGGTCCTCCTGTCCACACCCGTCGCGGCGGCCGACGCGCCCGCCGAGCCCGCGCCGCCCCGGCCGGTTCCCGCGTACTCCTCCACCCTCCTGGACCGGCCGGGCGTCCAGGTCCGGCCCGGGCCCGCCGCGCCCGGGCTGCCCGGTGACGTCTCCGCCCTCGCCTGGCTGGTGGCGGACGCCAATACCGGCGAGGTGCTCGCCGCCAAGGACGCGCACCGTCCGCTGCCGCCGGCCTCCACGCTGAAGTCCCTCTTCGCCCTCGCGGCGCTCCCCCGCCTCGACCCCCAAAGGCGCCATATCGTCGCGGAGAGCGAGCTGGCCCGCGTGGGTGACGGCAGCAGCCTGGTGGGCGTGGCGCCCGGCCGCTCCTATCGCGTCGCCGACCTGTGGCGCGGGGTCTTCCTCAGCTCCGGCAACGACGCCGTGCATGTCCTCGCGGGGCTCAACGGCGGCATGCGAAGGACCGTGGAGCAGATGCGCGCGAAGGCCCGCGAGCTGGGCGCGCGGGACACGCACGTGGTGTCGCCCGACGGCTACGACGCCGCCGGGCAGGTCTCGTCGGCGTACGACCTGGCGATCTTCGGCAAGGCGGGGCTCGCCGACCCGCAGTTCACCCGCTACTGCTCGACCCCGGTCGCCCGGTTCCCGGCCGGCGGCTGGTCGTACCCCATCCACAACACCAACCGCCTGCTGACCGGCGCCGACGGCGTGGCGCCCTATCCGGGGCTGCTCGGCGTCAAGAACGGCTACACGAGCCACGCGGGCTCCACCCTGATCAGCGCGGCCCAGCGGGGCGGGCGCACCCTGGTCGTGACGGTGATGAACCCCCAGGTGGGCGGCATGCGGACCGTCTACGAGGAGGCGAGGTCCCTGCTCGACTGGGGCTTCGCGGCGGCCGGGAAGGTACGGCCCGTGGGCTCGCTGCTGCCCCGGGCCGAGGAGGACCGCACCGCCAAGGGCCCCGTCCACGCCGCCGCCGAGGGCAGCGCCCTGAGGGTGGAGCCGCAGCGCTCGGACTGGCCCGCGGTGCTGCTGGTGATCGCGGGTATGGCCGCCGTCCTGGCCGGCGTGGTCATGGCGGTCCGGCGGCGGGCGGCTACGGTGTCCCGGCGTACGCACTTCAGAGGGAAGTCCGACGAGACACAACGCGCGAGGAGACCATCGGGTGACTGA
- a CDS encoding helix-turn-helix domain-containing protein, with protein sequence MERGKGIAEAVAEAGFADQAHLTRAARRFIGRTPGSVDRR encoded by the coding sequence GTGGAGCGCGGGAAGGGCATCGCGGAGGCCGTCGCCGAGGCCGGCTTCGCGGATCAGGCGCACCTGACCCGTGCCGCCCGGCGGTTCATCGGACGTACGCCCGGCTCGGTGGACCGCCGCTGA
- a CDS encoding lactonase family protein, whose translation MNSGAGPAEASVSGPGRRRFIGALAGAATAGALSSAAACASSEPRDRARTEHTRREPASSAAHRPRRERQLFLGTYTSQEGGGSGIGLATYDEATGRVTGTGTLTGVPDPSYLALHPSGRTLYAVAERDKGGVTAVALSSEGRHKVLGTRGTGGAGPCHLSVHPSGRWLLSANYLSGSVAVHPIDGSGALGERTDLVTHSAPPPGPGQESPHAHQIITSPDGRHVLAVDLGNDTVYTYRLDGDAGTLRQVSSATLRPGAGPRHLTFHPSGRFAYLANELDDTVVVCAYDPATGRFRPGEPQSTGSGGGTNYPAQIAVTREGRFAFLANRGHDSLARYAIEGGGARLRLLGTEPVRGEFPRHLALSPSERLLFTANQKSDSVSVFHVAPRSGELRLAGKPFRAPVAVCALPATAS comes from the coding sequence ATGAACAGCGGAGCAGGGCCGGCCGAGGCTTCCGTAAGCGGCCCCGGGCGGCGACGGTTCATCGGGGCGCTGGCGGGGGCGGCCACCGCGGGGGCGCTGTCCTCCGCCGCGGCGTGCGCCTCCTCGGAGCCGCGGGACCGCGCACGCACCGAGCACACTCGCAGGGAACCCGCCTCGTCCGCGGCTCACCGGCCGCGCCGCGAGCGGCAGTTGTTCCTCGGGACGTACACCTCTCAGGAGGGCGGCGGTTCGGGCATCGGTCTTGCGACGTACGACGAGGCGACGGGCCGCGTCACCGGTACCGGCACGCTCACCGGGGTGCCCGACCCCTCCTATCTGGCGCTGCACCCCTCGGGCCGCACGCTCTACGCAGTCGCCGAGCGGGACAAGGGCGGCGTGACCGCCGTCGCCCTCTCCTCCGAAGGCCGGCACAAGGTGCTGGGGACGCGCGGGACCGGAGGGGCGGGTCCCTGCCACCTCTCCGTGCACCCGAGCGGCCGCTGGCTGCTCAGCGCGAACTACCTCTCGGGCAGCGTGGCCGTCCACCCCATCGACGGATCAGGCGCACTGGGTGAGCGCACCGACCTCGTCACGCACTCCGCCCCGCCGCCGGGTCCGGGCCAAGAGAGCCCGCACGCCCACCAGATCATCACGTCCCCAGACGGGCGGCATGTCCTCGCCGTCGACCTCGGCAACGACACGGTCTACACGTACCGGCTCGACGGCGACGCGGGCACGCTCCGTCAGGTGTCGTCCGCGACGCTGCGGCCCGGCGCGGGGCCACGCCATCTCACCTTTCATCCCTCGGGGCGCTTCGCGTACCTCGCCAACGAGCTGGACGACACCGTCGTGGTCTGCGCGTACGATCCCGCCACCGGCCGCTTCAGGCCGGGCGAGCCGCAGTCGACGGGCTCGGGCGGGGGCACGAACTACCCGGCGCAGATCGCGGTGACGCGCGAGGGGCGCTTCGCCTTCCTCGCCAACCGGGGGCACGACAGCCTCGCCCGGTACGCGATCGAGGGCGGCGGCGCCCGGCTGCGGCTCCTCGGCACGGAGCCGGTGCGCGGGGAGTTCCCCCGGCACCTCGCGCTCTCCCCCTCCGAGCGGCTGCTGTTCACCGCGAACCAGAAGTCGGATTCGGTGAGCGTCTTCCACGTCGCGCCGCGCAGCGGTGAACTGCGCCTGGCGGGCAAGCCGTTCCGGGCGCCGGTCGCGGTGTGCGCGCTACCCGCTACGGCTTCGTGA
- the rpmF gene encoding 50S ribosomal protein L32, with amino-acid sequence MAVPKRKMSRSNTRHRRAQWKASTPQLVPVTVDGTRHMVPQRLLKAYERGLLRPES; translated from the coding sequence ATGGCCGTACCCAAGCGGAAGATGTCACGCAGCAACACCCGCCACCGCCGCGCCCAGTGGAAGGCCAGCACCCCGCAGCTGGTGCCCGTCACGGTCGACGGCACGCGGCACATGGTCCCGCAGCGGCTGCTCAAGGCGTACGAGCGCGGCCTGCTGCGCCCGGAGAGCTGA
- a CDS encoding MBL fold metallo-hydrolase: MAAESRGSAFGARVDHLVTSGTFSLDGGTWEVDNNVWIVGDDSECLVIDAAHDADAIAEAVGERRLVAIVCTHAHDDHIDAAPALAARTGAPILLHPADTQLWKQTHPDRAPDGELSDGQELTVAGTALRVLHTPGHCHGAVSLYAPDLGTVFTGDTLFAGGPGATGRSFSDFPTIVESIGERLLTLPPETVVRTGHGDSTTIGAEAPHLEEWIARGH; the protein is encoded by the coding sequence ATGGCGGCCGAGTCTCGGGGCAGCGCCTTCGGCGCCCGCGTCGACCACCTCGTCACCTCCGGGACGTTCTCCCTGGACGGCGGCACCTGGGAGGTCGACAACAACGTATGGATCGTCGGCGACGACAGCGAGTGCCTCGTCATCGACGCCGCGCACGACGCGGACGCCATCGCGGAGGCGGTGGGAGAGCGGCGCCTCGTCGCGATCGTCTGCACCCACGCGCACGACGACCACATCGACGCGGCCCCGGCGCTCGCCGCCCGCACCGGCGCGCCGATCCTGCTGCACCCGGCCGACACGCAGCTGTGGAAGCAGACGCATCCCGACCGCGCGCCGGACGGTGAGCTCTCCGACGGGCAGGAACTGACCGTCGCGGGCACGGCCTTGCGGGTGCTGCACACGCCGGGCCACTGCCACGGCGCGGTCAGCCTGTACGCCCCGGACCTCGGCACGGTCTTCACCGGCGACACGCTCTTCGCCGGCGGGCCGGGCGCCACGGGCCGCTCCTTCAGCGACTTCCCGACGATCGTGGAGTCCATCGGCGAGCGGCTGCTGACGCTGCCGCCCGAGACGGTGGTGCGCACCGGCCACGGCGACAGCACGACGATCGGCGCCGAGGCGCCGCACCTGGAGGAGTGGATCGCCCGGGGGCACTGA
- a CDS encoding ABC transporter permease, with the protein MRDLAAQALLPVNTALAVVLLVLLLAAAATAALCRLSPDGSRGRAREILVAGARATVQLAVVSLAIGWVVHHTAALFAFLLLMFAVAARTAGRRITPNGTWWWAALPIAGPVVPVVTGLTLAGLLPVRGIAMIPVTGILIGGALTATVLAGRRCLDELRTRHGEFEAGLALGLADRDARLELVRPAASDALLPGLDQTRTVGLVTLPGAFVGMLLGGASPALAGAVQLFVLIALMAVQAVSVALTVELVSRGRLHREEPGAATGGPGRA; encoded by the coding sequence GTGCGTGATCTCGCTGCCCAAGCCCTGCTGCCGGTCAACACCGCGCTCGCCGTGGTCCTGCTGGTACTGCTGCTCGCCGCCGCGGCGACGGCGGCCCTGTGCCGGCTCTCCCCGGACGGCTCGCGCGGCAGGGCGCGCGAGATCCTGGTCGCCGGGGCCCGTGCCACGGTCCAACTGGCCGTGGTCTCGCTGGCCATCGGCTGGGTGGTGCACCATACGGCGGCGCTCTTCGCCTTCCTGCTGCTCATGTTCGCCGTGGCCGCGCGCACCGCCGGGCGGCGCATCACGCCGAACGGCACGTGGTGGTGGGCGGCGCTGCCGATCGCGGGGCCCGTCGTCCCGGTGGTGACCGGCCTGACCCTGGCCGGGCTGCTCCCCGTGCGAGGCATCGCCATGATCCCCGTCACGGGCATCCTCATCGGCGGCGCGCTGACCGCCACGGTACTCGCGGGCCGCCGCTGCCTGGATGAACTGCGCACCCGCCACGGCGAGTTCGAGGCGGGCCTCGCCCTCGGCCTCGCCGACCGCGACGCCCGCCTGGAGCTGGTCCGCCCGGCCGCCTCCGACGCGCTGCTGCCCGGCCTCGACCAGACCCGCACGGTCGGCCTCGTCACCCTCCCCGGCGCGTTCGTCGGCATGCTCCTGGGCGGGGCGTCCCCGGCGCTCGCGGGCGCCGTGCAGCTCTTCGTGCTGATCGCCCTGATGGCGGTCCAGGCGGTGTCGGTGGCCCTCACGGTCGAACTGGTCTCCCGGGGGCGGCTGCACCGCGAGGAGCCGGGTGCTGCTACCGGGGGCCCGGGGCGGGCGTAG
- a CDS encoding SsgA family sporulation/cell division regulator translates to MAVTLQQPTRARLITPEGQERGLPVVLRYSAEDPLAVQITFPSSASLDGAEVTWIFARQLLEDGLGAPAGSGDVHIWPCGRARTVLEFHSYQGLALVQFDKIALRRFLLRSYAVVPEGGEEASLDLDQGLSRLLGGV, encoded by the coding sequence ATGGCCGTCACCCTCCAGCAGCCCACCCGCGCCCGCCTCATCACCCCGGAGGGCCAGGAGCGCGGCCTCCCCGTGGTCCTGCGCTACTCGGCCGAGGACCCGCTGGCGGTTCAGATCACGTTCCCCTCCTCCGCCTCGCTCGACGGCGCGGAGGTCACCTGGATCTTCGCCCGCCAGCTCCTGGAGGACGGCCTCGGCGCCCCCGCGGGCAGCGGTGACGTGCACATCTGGCCGTGCGGGCGGGCGCGGACGGTGCTGGAGTTCCACTCGTACCAGGGGCTGGCCCTGGTGCAGTTCGACAAGATCGCCCTGCGCCGCTTCCTGCTGCGGTCGTACGCCGTGGTGCCCGAGGGCGGCGAGGAGGCGAGCCTCGACCTCGACCAAGGGCTCTCGCGTCTGCTCGGTGGTGTCTGA
- a CDS encoding DUF2470 domain-containing protein gives MGVRHSTAIVPAPAARARSLLATAWSCAVTTEIGRDELVGAHSFTDDGRLRLCPPEDSALAAAVICAPRGEPSTLVEFADVAPVPLRDRIRARLWLSGSLAYDGEELFLEPTCAVLHESNGERLGVELDELALTVPDPLAEAESRLLTHLADAHPDAVEQLTRLVSPDSLQGVVRVRPLAIDRHGISLRLERARSQADVRLPFHETVADVSQVTECMQALLTKARLSATRRGRPVGG, from the coding sequence ATGGGTGTCCGTCACAGCACCGCGATCGTGCCCGCACCGGCGGCACGCGCTCGTTCCCTACTCGCGACCGCGTGGTCCTGCGCGGTGACCACGGAGATCGGCAGGGACGAACTCGTGGGCGCGCACAGCTTCACGGACGACGGCAGGCTGCGGCTGTGCCCGCCCGAGGACAGCGCCCTCGCCGCCGCCGTCATCTGCGCGCCGCGCGGCGAGCCGTCGACGCTGGTCGAGTTCGCCGACGTCGCGCCCGTCCCGCTCAGGGACCGGATCCGCGCCCGGCTGTGGCTGTCCGGATCGCTGGCGTACGACGGGGAGGAACTCTTCCTCGAACCGACATGCGCGGTGCTGCACGAGTCGAACGGCGAACGCCTCGGCGTCGAACTGGACGAACTCGCCCTGACCGTGCCCGACCCGCTCGCCGAGGCCGAGTCGCGGCTGCTCACCCACCTCGCCGACGCCCACCCGGACGCCGTCGAGCAACTCACCCGCCTCGTCAGCCCCGACAGCCTTCAGGGCGTGGTGCGGGTCCGGCCGCTCGCCATCGACCGGCACGGCATCTCCCTGCGCCTCGAACGGGCCCGCAGCCAGGCCGACGTACGCCTGCCGTTCCACGAGACCGTCGCGGACGTCTCCCAGGTGACGGAGTGCATGCAGGCCCTGCTGACGAAGGCCCGGCTCTCAGCGACCCGGCGCGGGCGGCCCGTCGGCGGCTGA